TTCCGTACTCGTCTGAAAAGGGCAGTGTGCCACTCAGACTGAAACAAATCagtaaattaatatttcatattcCCAATGATAGTTTATATATCCTTACCAAGTAAAGAGCACCACGCCCAAGCTCCAGATGTCTACTTTTTTGGTGTAGGCCTCCCGACCGCCTGTTATCAGTACCTCAGGTGCCACATAGAGTGGAGTGCCGCAGAGCGTCCGCATCACCGAGTCCTTCTGCACAAACTTGCTCAGCCCGAAATCGGAGACCTTCAGCAGGGTCTCCTCGTCGTTGGTCTCTAGCAACACATTGTCGGGTTTCAAGTCGCGATGTGTGATACCtaacaaatgaaaaatcatTTAGGGGAGTGCTTATCGGaacgaaataattacaaatagTTTTACCCCGATCATGAAGGTACTTTACGGCATGGCACATTTGGTAAAAGTAAAGCTTTGAAGTCTCCTCGCTCAGCAGCTTGTTGTTGATGATCCGGTTGAGTAAGTCACCGCCCCGCATAAACTCCAGCACCATGTAGACCGAGTCCGGTTTGTCCACGATGTCATGCATGCGAACCACGCACGGATGGGACAGATTCTTCATGATCTTGGCCTCATTTAGCACCCGGTCGGGATCGCTGAAATTTGTACTGGGTCGCGCACTGCCCGACAGCATATTCTTCTTCACGATCTTCATTGCATATTGCTGGCAAGTGCGGGTATCGTATACAAGACGGACCAAGCCGTAAGCTCCAGATCCCAACTTTTTGTTAACATAATAAGTCTTGTTAATCTCCTCAGGCAGGCCGATCGACTCGTTCGGACTGAGATCCTTGAATACAAAGGCTACAACGGAGGCAGGTGCAAAACATTGAATTACACGAGAATCTCTGCAGGTTTTTATACCTGTTTGATGATCGCTTACCTTTGTACGTGGGGTGGGACAGGGAAATGACATCGTCGTTCTTCAAGATTCGCATCTTGTTTGTTccaattttttcattattcACAAAGGTCCCGTTGCGTGAGAGATCCTGGGAAATGGGCGGAAACAAAGGTTGTTACGTTTAGGGATTTCCCTTTTTAATTCAGGACAAAATGGGCGTGTAGGGgtagaaaaaaatttgacaaattAAAGTAGCGGATTCGTAAAGTTTTTCGCCaaatttacattattttgaattattgtttaaattcgGACTAAagtgttaaaatttaaaaataatcaaaataaggACTTAAAGAGATTATGGAAATATAAGTgacattaataaaaatcagaaaaacatttttttacacTCAACtagatatatgtattttttaaacatttaatagtCTAGTTTACAATTAAGAAACAGCTACGTTAGTTGATAAACGGgagttttttgtattattttaaaaatatatttgaagtTTGATCAACTTAATAAGGTTATGATATATCTTTGATTCAAGTTTAAGATCCCCCAAATACCTGTATGTATACTGGATTGGTAAGCTCGCAATTTGCCCGCTTGATGATAAAATGCACTTTGGAAATGCGCGTCAGGATTTTTTCGGGCAAATCGTTGAGTGTGAGAATCAAATCGTTGGTCTCGCCTCGTCCTGCGCTGAACTCGTCATTGTTGAGATCTAAAATCCGATCAAGATAGAAACATCATTACTAAAAAATGCATTGGGGAAAGAATTTAAAACACATAACAGGCAGGAAATTCGGTTACCAACAGAAAAGGACGAATGCGTATAAAGAATTCGGTATTTTGAGCTCGTACCCAgcgatttgattttaatatttttgccgTACAATCGTCCCCAGACGATTTTCTCCATCGGTTGGCTTTCCACTTGGGTCCAGATGTTGGAGGCCTGACTTTGGGTTCCCTGGGTTCCTTGAGTGTCGCGAGCCATGTCTATTCCGTATTTGCCTATATTTCCTTACGTCGCAAAACTCCGTAATTCCGTAGTTCGAAATTGGAAGCCCGTTAAGTTTCGCCGAAACTGCGCAAATTCGGAATGTCCAGTTATTCCGACCACCACACAGGCTCAGGCTAACACACACCCACAGTATGTGAACGATGGTAAAACTAATTATCTTATTGAATTAAGGCCGGTTGAGCGTTTCCTTTACGCTATTCGATTACATCGAGCTGATCGCACTGCGCTGGCAAAGgattattttaagtttctcaGACGAAAACAACGAAAAGTAACAAAAACCACGACATGGATGTGAACTGCGCGACGGACTCAAAGTTTTGCgactgtgtgtgtgagagttGCCGCCTTCCAGGGATGCAGTGCCTAGCAGCGCCAGTGTTGCCAAATGCCCGCGAATATCGTTTTAAGAATTCgcttttcgtttatttttatttttcattcgACATTTATGGGAGCAGCTGCATAATAAGTCTGAAAACATACCCAGTAgttcaaagaaataaaacaaaatattatttaataactagAAAGATTACAAGAATTGAGAATTCCGTTAAACACTTAAATGGATTTAATATAATTCTTTATCCGCATAagccaattaattttttgcttcATGTTGATGTGTAggaattgtattttaaaaacatacatTTCACTAATGCGTTTTATACATTTGAAACATAACGTATGTTGAAAGCCTCCAGCCCTGATTTCTTTAGTTTCTAGTTCCAGCAACTCAATTTCCAGAGTTTGTGCAGCCctgattttcaaatatatttagatgttgaatttaattatttatggcaaaatattaaatccaTATTAAGCTTCGggagttttatttctttatgacttcttgtttttgttgctacactctaaaaatataatatgtttacCCTCTAATTATGATAATAGctaatgtttttcagccaactCGCCATCATTTTGATGTTTTCCAGCACTGAAATTACAATCGTTATGCAGCCCTAAATTGCGGCGTCGTTTGAAAGAAACTGTAAACTAGTACTAATACCAGCGCAGAAtaagaaatagaaaaatacAATCAACAAATCACAAACAAACTTTGGCCGCAAACTGTCAAATTGGGAACTAAAGCTGCCTGCCTGCCATAGAAAACCCAGTGCCTTTTTGTGTCGACCAATTCAGTTGCCCAGAAAATCCCGTGTCCGGCAATCTTAATTTCGCCTGGCTAGCAGTTCCGGAATTTTGTTTATAGAAGATGACCCTTCCGCGTTTGGATACTCCGCTCCGTCGTTCCGCGGTGGGCAGTTACCACGAAGGCATGTCCCGTATGATGACCCCACAGAACGACGATGAGGCGGAAAGGCGGGAAGCCCGCCGACGCACGCTCCTCCAGCAGCATCGCCAAAGCACTCTGGAGTCCATCGAGGACAACGAGACCATCCGCAATTGCCTGGAGATCTACAATGGCAACAAGCTAAGTAAGGACAACGCCTGGAGCCTTACGCTCATCGATTCGCTGGCCAATTTGCTGGACCACCATCACAAGCGGATGAGCAACTTCAAGGTGAGTTTACCCTCATCAAAACGTATGTAAGAAACCACACTTCAATCCTTTGGTTCCTCTCCAGATAGCGGGCTCTTCGCTGGAGGCCTCTTCCAAGGTATACGGACTGCGTGTGGACTCCATCTACCTGGATGCCATGCGCATTTCAGCTGGATTAAGTGCCCGCACTCTCACGGATAAGCAAATAAACGCAGCCGAGGATGACGATGGCCCCCAGGGTGAACAGGCGGCTGGCGGTGGACAAGATGCAGGGGAGCTGGCCCAAAATCAAGCACCTACCAAGCCGAAGAGGCAGAAGAAAAATGTGTCCACCGTGACCAAGAATAAGGACACACTAAATAGCCGTCTGGATACGGCGCCGTTGCAGGATCCTGTCTTTGGCAAACTAAACTCTACAGTTGGCTCCATCAACGCATCAAATCGCCTGATGCACAATATTCTACCCAGTTTGGACTCGGAGCTGCGTCTGCGCACCACATACAGATTCTGGGACAGCGAAGCGTGCGCTGAGGAGATCCAGGATCACACAACGCTCAATGCAGACAAGGAACAGTGGCCAGCTGAGTCGCTTGTTAGCTGCGCCTGGCTCCGCAAACTTCTGCCTCAGGCTGAAAGATTGAATCTGCGTCCGCTGCACACGGGCTACATCATCACAAGTGCCCCTAATCCCAAGGCGTCCAGCGACAAGCCCACCGAGTCCACGCAGGATGATGACGAGGGACTGGACAACGCCGACGATATGTGCGTGAATGAGATCTCCATGGCCTTCGACATCAATGCCGAGTGTGAGCCCATGCCGGACTTGGATGGACCACCGCCGCTGGTCCTGGAGGTGGACTCCAATGAGCTGGAAGAGCTCACCACCGAGGAGCAAACGGTGATCAATAATTGTCGCCGACTGCGCAAGCAAACGGAGTTCATCAATGATTTGCGACCGATAGATGGCAGCTCCAAGCTGGAGTACTCATACAGGCCAATGGAGCAGATCTCCCAGTTCTGGGCCGGACCCTCGCACTGGAAGTTCAAGCGCACCCGGCCGCGGAGCACATTTTCGCAGACCAATGGCCAGGCGGATACCCAGCCCGTTCGCAATCCGCGGTCCAAGAAGTCGACGCATCTGAACGCCAATCGGAGGGCCAAGGCAGTAGCATACGGCAAAGTGACGGAGAACGCCTT
This genomic stretch from Drosophila gunungcola strain Sukarami unplaced genomic scaffold, Dgunungcola_SK_2 000001F, whole genome shotgun sequence harbors:
- the LOC128261823 gene encoding ovarian-specific serine/threonine-protein kinase Lok isoform X2 codes for the protein MARDTQGTQGTQSQASNIWTQVESQPMEKIVWGRLYGKNIKIKSLDLNNDEFSAGRGETNDLILTLNDLPEKILTRISKVHFIIKRANCELTNPVYIQDLSRNGTFVNNEKIGTNKMRILKNDDVISLSHPTYKAFVFKDLSPNESIGLPEEINKTYYVNKKLGSGAYGLVRLVYDTRTCQQYAMKIVKKNMLSGSARPSTNFSDPDRVLNEAKIMKNLSHPCVVRMHDIVDKPDSVYMVLEFMRGGDLLNRIINNKLLSEETSKLYFYQMCHAVKYLHDRGITHRDLKPDNVLLETNDEETLLKVSDFGLSKFVQKDSVMRTLCGTPLYVAPEVLITGGREAYTKKVDIWSLGVVLFTCLSGTLPFSDEYGTPAAQQIKKGRFAYGHSAWKGVSQRAKLLINQMLIVDPERRPSIDDVLQCTWLRDAQVLQKAKKLMKLEGMEIEEEENNFLEPPTKRSRR
- the LOC128261823 gene encoding ovarian-specific serine/threonine-protein kinase Lok isoform X1, which gives rise to MARDTQGTQGTQSQASNIWTQVESQPMEKIVWGRLYGKNIKIKSLGTSSKYRILYTHSSFSVDLNNDEFSAGRGETNDLILTLNDLPEKILTRISKVHFIIKRANCELTNPVYIQDLSRNGTFVNNEKIGTNKMRILKNDDVISLSHPTYKAFVFKDLSPNESIGLPEEINKTYYVNKKLGSGAYGLVRLVYDTRTCQQYAMKIVKKNMLSGSARPSTNFSDPDRVLNEAKIMKNLSHPCVVRMHDIVDKPDSVYMVLEFMRGGDLLNRIINNKLLSEETSKLYFYQMCHAVKYLHDRGITHRDLKPDNVLLETNDEETLLKVSDFGLSKFVQKDSVMRTLCGTPLYVAPEVLITGGREAYTKKVDIWSLGVVLFTCLSGTLPFSDEYGTPAAQQIKKGRFAYGHSAWKGVSQRAKLLINQMLIVDPERRPSIDDVLQCTWLRDAQVLQKAKKLMKLEGMEIEEEENNFLEPPTKRSRR
- the LOC128262060 gene encoding condensin complex subunit 2, which encodes MTLPRLDTPLRRSAVGSYHEGMSRMMTPQNDDEAERREARRRTLLQQHRQSTLESIEDNETIRNCLEIYNGNKLSKDNAWSLTLIDSLANLLDHHHKRMSNFKIAGSSLEASSKVYGLRVDSIYLDAMRISAGLSARTLTDKQINAAEDDDGPQGEQAAGGGQDAGELAQNQAPTKPKRQKKNVSTVTKNKDTLNSRLDTAPLQDPVFGKLNSTVGSINASNRLMHNILPSLDSELRLRTTYRFWDSEACAEEIQDHTTLNADKEQWPAESLVSCAWLRKLLPQAERLNLRPLHTGYIITSAPNPKASSDKPTESTQDDDEGLDNADDMCVNEISMAFDINAECEPMPDLDGPPPLVLEVDSNELEELTTEEQTVINNCRRLRKQTEFINDLRPIDGSSKLEYSYRPMEQISQFWAGPSHWKFKRTRPRSTFSQTNGQADTQPVRNPRSKKSTHLNANRRAKAVAYGKVTENAFQPLDTTIRQRRVNFQKKWDSRKLVLPTKFNLDPDYFFKYESAPSIKLSQRAGQPDSDEGGDLGIDMGADIHHDEDNDQDLFNNEHFTDAVPASVSVIAAIAAEQGAEGMMDVDAGEIGLTQMNATCNNTVFEIGTEFEGAPSQVTKVIVPFAKRAKVIDMKNLKKSCNSLIQKQLLTDVNEETIPAHPTKKDEHYAKGVASFHEVYNKLPNLLTTKMSDSLSPSVAFYAVLHLANDQKLRLIQQEDLDDFHIRQILE